In Wolbachia endosymbiont (group A) of Pogonocherus hispidulus, the genomic stretch CAGTTATTACCGCACTAATCTCAATTAGCATTGCAATAATTATTGGATATACGGCGCGTAAAAATAAGGTAATCAATAATGTAGCACGTCTCATTTCTTTAGGCTACGCAATTCCAAGTGCAATTATCGCAATTAGTATAATAATATTTTTAAGCAAAATATCCTCTTTCATTACTCAATATGTTGTGGAAATTAGCTTGGTAGGAACTATTGGCGCATTAGTTTACTCATATTTATTTCGTTTTTTTGCTATATCTTTCAAGGCGGTAGAATCAGGGCTCAAAAAAACACCAAATGAAATTGAGTGGACTGCATATACCATGGGTCATGGGCCTATTTCCACATGTTTGAATGTTCATATCCCTCTCATCAAGAAAAGTATATTATCGGGATTTTTGCTCGTATTTATGGATACTATCAAGGAGCTCACAGCAACACTCATTATAAGACCATTTAATTTTGAAACTATATCAACTAGAATATATGAACTTGTAAGCGATGAGCGCTATAGAGAAGCTGCCCCATTTTCGTTGATAATAGTTATAATAGGCTTAATCTCTACAATAACCTTATTTACACTTGATGATAAGGATAAAAAATAAACTATTTTGATAGTTAATGGGGTCTAGTGTTGACGTATGGACTATCCAAAGAAAAGGGTGGCATCATAACCTCAAAAATTTTTATGCTTTCTTCATTCAGAAATTCATACTTACCCTGCATTATTCCTGACGGTGCATTTAAGTATGCTCCACTTGTGTATTTGAATACCTCTCCAGATTTTATCACAGGTTGTTCTCCGATAACACCAACTCCGGCAATTTCATTTATTTTTCCCTTATAATCTATTATTTGCCAATGACGACTTAATAATTGAATAGTTGATTGGCTTTTGTTTTTTATCTTAACGTTATACATCCATACATAGCAATTTTCATAAGGAATGGATTGCTCTTCAATATAAATTGGTAAAACTGTAACTTCAACAAAGTTGGTAGTTAGTGTGTACTCTATCATTATAGAATATTCATGATAAAAAGATAGTATTTTAATTATATACTTTTTTCATAGATTTTTCAAGTATACTTTAATTAGGAAATATCAATTTATAGTATGAATGAACCAGATGCGCTTAGCAAAAAAGTAATAGGAATAATAGGTGGTGGACAATTAGGTAAAATGGCTGCTATCGCTGCAACAAAACTTGGACAAAAAACACATGTTTTTGCCAGTGCTAAGGACGATCCGGCTTGCTCTGTTGCTGATGATTTCACAATAGCAGATTTCTCTGATAAGAAAGCGCTTGAATCTTTTGCACAGAGTGTGGATTTGGTCACTATTGAGTCTGAAAATATTCCATGTAGCACAATTGATATCAATGTAAATTTTTATCCGGGTAAAAAAGCGTTACACATTGCGCAAAATAGGCTTAGAGAGAAAGATTTCATTAGAAGCTTGAGTATAAAAACTGCTGAATACAAAAGTATACAAAATTATAATGAGCTATTAGAAAGCAGTAGAGCTTTTGGCTATCCAACAAGGCTGAAAACAACAGAAATGGGTTACGATGGAAAAGGGCAATATGTGCTTGAGAATGATTCTGAAGTGAAGCAATTTGCTTCCTTTGATTGGAATACAGAGTACATTCTTGAAGCAAGTGTTGATTTACTGAAAGAGGTTTCAATAGTCGTTGCAAGAGATAAAAACGGTAAAGTAGCTTTTTTTCCTATAGCAGAAAATTACCACGTTGATGGAATACTTGATACTTCAACAGTGCCAGCTAAAATAGATAGCAAATTAACTCAAGAGGTACAACAAACTGCAAAGAAAATAGCAAATGCGCTTGATGTAATAGGAATTCTGGCTATTGAATTTTTTGTTACTAAAGATAACGAATTGTTAGTTAATGAACTAGCTCCCAGACCTCACAATTCTTGTCACTGGAGCTTGGATGCATGTAACGTTAGTCAATTTGAACAGCTAGTTAGGATAATATGCGGGCTACCTATGCAGGAAGTAGTATTACGCTTTCCTTGTATGACGAAAAATATAATAGGTAACGATATATATGATTCTCATAAGTATTTGAGCAACGAAAAAGCTAGTTTAACCATATATGGGAAAAAAGAGGTTAGAGATAAGCGTAAAATGGGACATGTCAATATAGATTTAAGTTATTGAGTCTCTCTTATTAGAATCTCAAGAATCTGCACTATATTTAATGCTGCGCCTTTGCGCAGGTTATCAGCCACTATCCACATATTTAATCCGTGCTCAACAGTATTGTCTCTTCTAATACGCGATACATATACAGCATTCTCCTGTACAACATCAATTTGAGTTACGTATTCACTGTCTTCACGCCTGTTGTACACTAAAACTCCACTATCTTCGGCTTCACTTAGCATTTCACGAGCTTGTTCTTCAGTGATATGTTGATCAAATTCTACATTTACTGCCATAGCGTGACCGATAAAGACAGGTACCCTTACACAAGTTGCAGTAACTTTTATATCTTCCTCTAAAATTTTTTTTGTCTCCTCTTGCATTTTCCATTCTTCTTCTGTAGAACCATTTTCCATGAATTCCCCTATATGGGGAATGCAATTAAACGCTATTTGCTTAGGGAATATCTCAGGCTTTTTAGTCTCATTCATGAAGATTTTTTTTGTCTGATTATAAAGTTCATCCATTGCTGCTTTACCTGCACCAGAAGTTGATTGATAAGTTGAAGCAACGATTCTCTTTATTTTTGCTTTCTGGTGTAATAGATGTAGTACTAGCAGCATCTGTATTGTAGTACAGTTTGGGTTGGATATTATGTTGTGGTTTTTATATTCCATAATTTTTTCTTTATTAATCTCTGGAATAATGAGTGGCACACCTTCTTTCATTCTAAAATGGGAAGTGTTATCTATTACGATGCACCCAGCCTCAATTGCAGTCGGTACGTGTTTCTCAGAAACATGAGATCCGGCACAGAAAATGGCTACATTAGTTCCAACGAAGTCATAATCCTCAAGGCATAAAACTGTTAACTCTTTGTCACCAAAACTCACCTTCTTCCCTTCTGATTTTTTCGATGCAAGTGCAATAACAGAATCTATTGCCTCATCTTGAAACTCAGCAAGCGTGCTTAACACCTCACGCCCTACTCTTCCGGTTGCTCCAATAACAGCAATTTTGTATCCCATATAGATGAACCTCTAACTTTAAAATTATATTATATTTTCACTGACAAAATTTACAATTGTTTTAATATTTTTACCTTGCAATTAATTGTAATTTAGCTATTATTATGCAATATTAGTAATATTACATAATAAAGTGAAAGATGAATAAAGAATACGATGAAACTAAGGTTAAACTTGCAATGTCTACACCTCAAGGGCCTGAAAGAATCTATGGATTAAAGGCTCAAAATGTTCTTTCGAAAAAAAGAAAGCCTGCAATAAATTTTGATGATAAAAAGTATGGTGTAAAAAACCCTAAAATAGACCAACAGTTCCTAAACAAAAGACAAGAATCTTCAAAGCTAAGAGATTTCTTAAGATCAATACCAATAATAGGGAGATTTTTAGCAAGGATTTTCACACCTGAAAAAATAGAAATCATCAGTAACCCTATATATGACAACATGGAAGCATATGAAAAATCGCAAGCAGGTCACTCCAGTAAGATAAAAGATGAGACTAGTGTAGATGATGAACGCGCAAAAGAAGTAGA encodes the following:
- a CDS encoding 5-(carboxyamino)imidazole ribonucleotide synthase, encoding MNEPDALSKKVIGIIGGGQLGKMAAIAATKLGQKTHVFASAKDDPACSVADDFTIADFSDKKALESFAQSVDLVTIESENIPCSTIDINVNFYPGKKALHIAQNRLREKDFIRSLSIKTAEYKSIQNYNELLESSRAFGYPTRLKTTEMGYDGKGQYVLENDSEVKQFASFDWNTEYILEASVDLLKEVSIVVARDKNGKVAFFPIAENYHVDGILDTSTVPAKIDSKLTQEVQQTAKKIANALDVIGILAIEFFVTKDNELLVNELAPRPHNSCHWSLDACNVSQFEQLVRIICGLPMQEVVLRFPCMTKNIIGNDIYDSHKYLSNEKASLTIYGKKEVRDKRKMGHVNIDLSY
- a CDS encoding aspartate-semialdehyde dehydrogenase, coding for MGYKIAVIGATGRVGREVLSTLAEFQDEAIDSVIALASKKSEGKKVSFGDKELTVLCLEDYDFVGTNVAIFCAGSHVSEKHVPTAIEAGCIVIDNTSHFRMKEGVPLIIPEINKEKIMEYKNHNIISNPNCTTIQMLLVLHLLHQKAKIKRIVASTYQSTSGAGKAAMDELYNQTKKIFMNETKKPEIFPKQIAFNCIPHIGEFMENGSTEEEWKMQEETKKILEEDIKVTATCVRVPVFIGHAMAVNVEFDQHITEEQAREMLSEAEDSGVLVYNRREDSEYVTQIDVVQENAVYVSRIRRDNTVEHGLNMWIVADNLRKGAALNIVQILEILIRETQ
- the apaG gene encoding Co2+/Mg2+ efflux protein ApaG, with amino-acid sequence MIEYTLTTNFVEVTVLPIYIEEQSIPYENCYVWMYNVKIKNKSQSTIQLLSRHWQIIDYKGKINEIAGVGVIGEQPVIKSGEVFKYTSGAYLNAPSGIMQGKYEFLNEESIKIFEVMMPPFSLDSPYVNTRPH